The proteins below come from a single Malus domestica chromosome 03, GDT2T_hap1 genomic window:
- the LOC103415950 gene encoding heavy metal-associated isoprenylated plant protein 45 isoform X1, which yields MFGWRNGKSKHLSKAMSIVELLVHMDCEGCEKRIRRAISKIEGVDSLEIDMDTQKVTVTGYVDQRKVLKVVRRTGRRAEFWPFPYDSEYYPYASQYFDESTYSSSYNYYMHGYNEGVHGYFPDQLYSTVADNTVHLFSDDNVHAYCTLM from the exons ATGTTTGGTTGGCGAAATGGGAAGTCTAAACACTTATCTAAGGCCATGTCT ATTGTGGAACTTTTGGTGCATATGGATTGCGAAGGATGCGAAAAAAGGATAAGAAGAGCAATTTCAAAAATAGAGG GTGTGGATAGCTTGGAAATAGACATGGATACACAAAAGGTGACGGTGACGGGGTATGTAGATCAAAGGAAGGTGTTAAAGGTTGTGAGAAGAACAGGGAGGAGGGCTGAATTTTGGCCCTTCCCATACGACAGCGAATACTATCCGTACGCATCTCAATACTTTGACGAGTCTACATATTCGTCTTCCTACAACTACTACATGCATGGCTATAACGAAGGCGTGCACGGATACTTCCCCGACCAGTTATACTCAACCGTTGCTGATAATACTGTACATCTCTTTAGTGACGACAATGTTCATGCCTACTGCACCCTTATGTGA
- the LOC103415950 gene encoding heavy metal-associated isoprenylated plant protein 45 isoform X2 produces the protein MDCEGCEKRIRRAISKIEGVDSLEIDMDTQKVTVTGYVDQRKVLKVVRRTGRRAEFWPFPYDSEYYPYASQYFDESTYSSSYNYYMHGYNEGVHGYFPDQLYSTVADNTVHLFSDDNVHAYCTLM, from the exons ATGGATTGCGAAGGATGCGAAAAAAGGATAAGAAGAGCAATTTCAAAAATAGAGG GTGTGGATAGCTTGGAAATAGACATGGATACACAAAAGGTGACGGTGACGGGGTATGTAGATCAAAGGAAGGTGTTAAAGGTTGTGAGAAGAACAGGGAGGAGGGCTGAATTTTGGCCCTTCCCATACGACAGCGAATACTATCCGTACGCATCTCAATACTTTGACGAGTCTACATATTCGTCTTCCTACAACTACTACATGCATGGCTATAACGAAGGCGTGCACGGATACTTCCCCGACCAGTTATACTCAACCGTTGCTGATAATACTGTACATCTCTTTAGTGACGACAATGTTCATGCCTACTGCACCCTTATGTGA